A segment of the Bacillus pseudomycoides genome:
AGTAGTAAATGCTATGGAGAAGGAGGTGATACATCGTGAAAAAACAAATGATACTCTCTCTCCTCACCCTTTTCGTATTTGCAGGTTGCCAAACGGCAAATAAAGCAGAAATGGAACGTGAGGAAGGCAGCCGCGTTCTTGTTTCCAATAAAAACGATATGTATCATACAGAAAACACAAACACAAGGCTTACAAGGGTTGGATACTCATCTAAACAAAAAGATGAAGTATCCAACAAACAAGTAGGCGCCATTAACCGTGAAAAGGTAGCTGAAATGATTACAAGTATGATCGTACAACTCCCTGACGTCACAAATGCCGCTACACTCGTAACTGACGATGAAGTATTTGTTGTATACCGAGCAACAACAAATGATCCTAATCTTGTAACAGATCAAGTATATAAAACGGCTTTGTCCATCGTTCCTCGCTATTATAAAGCATATGTATCTACAGACCAAAAATTAATTACACAAATTCAAGGGCTGCAATCTGGTACATTAAATAATAAGGAATATGAACAAAGCCTTGATATGCTAAAACAAGAAATGGGTAAAAACCCCCACTTAAATAATAGTCAAAATGCTACGCTAAACGACATGATTAAAAAATAAAAAGATGGTGGCTGTCCACTTGAGACAGCCCCATCTTTTTTATTTTTTATGGTTATCGGCATATATCGCCATCGCATCACACATAAATCTAGCCAATCCTTCTCCAAACTGATCAATATTTTTTGTAAAACGTTCATCATCAACGTACATTTGTCCTAAACCTTTAAACGCCTCTATTGAATAGTGACCAAAGTTTTGCAAGTACTCATACCACACTTGAATTGCTTCTTGTGCTTCTTTAGAATCCGTTGCACCATTTCGAAGCTCTGCTAATTTTCTATAAATATTATTAAACTCTTCTTGCTTTTCCTTAGTCATGCTAGTTGCTGCCTTGTTCGCTTTATCAACAGCTTCATCTCCCCATCGTGTGCGTGCTTCTTCTTCATATGGGTTATGACTAAAATCAAATCCTTCAAATTTTTCTTTATTCGTCATTTCAATTTCTCCTTTTGTATGCTGAATTGTCTTATCAATTGTCGCAATCACTTTATCTAGTCGAGCGCGCTTCTCAAGCAGCATTTTCCGGTGCATTTGAAGCGCCTCTTCCTTATCAAATGAAGGACTATTGATAATTTCTTTAACCTTCTTTAAAGGGAAGCCAAGCTCTTTAAAAAATAAAATTTGCTGCAATATCTCTAAATTCTCATTAGAATATAGACGATAACCAGACTCGGTCGTTTCAGCTGGGGTTAACAGCCCTATTTCATCATAATGATGTAGTGTGCGCACACTAATACCAACTAAATCTGCTACTTCTTTTACCCGCATTGTCATTGCTATTCTCCTCCCTCAGTACATACAATAGAGTATCACGCAACGTAAGAGTCAACAGAAAAACTCTTTTTTTAAACCTATATTTTTGTTAAAGTAAACGATTCCTGTAATTCCTTGTATAATAATAGATAAATCCATTTTGATTTGTTGACATATAAGTTGCGGCTATGGAGAAAAGAAGTGGCTTGCACTCGTTTTCTCTCTGTTTTCATTTAACATGGGGCAAAAAAGAGATCTGATCAATCAAATGCTCTCTCAGCTATGAAAACAAAAACAGATTCCCACTCATTTTCTCCTTTTGTTCTTATACGGCATGAGGCGAAAAAAGGCACTGACCGCTTCTACGTACAGACGGATGCTCCATTCCCTATAAAGCTTTTGGGTTTATCTCGTATTAACGTACAGTAAAAGCC
Coding sequences within it:
- a CDS encoding YhcN/YlaJ family sporulation lipoprotein, which codes for MKKQMILSLLTLFVFAGCQTANKAEMEREEGSRVLVSNKNDMYHTENTNTRLTRVGYSSKQKDEVSNKQVGAINREKVAEMITSMIVQLPDVTNAATLVTDDEVFVVYRATTNDPNLVTDQVYKTALSIVPRYYKAYVSTDQKLITQIQGLQSGTLNNKEYEQSLDMLKQEMGKNPHLNNSQNATLNDMIKK
- a CDS encoding MerR family transcriptional regulator, whose translation is MTMRVKEVADLVGISVRTLHHYDEIGLLTPAETTESGYRLYSNENLEILQQILFFKELGFPLKKVKEIINSPSFDKEEALQMHRKMLLEKRARLDKVIATIDKTIQHTKGEIEMTNKEKFEGFDFSHNPYEEEARTRWGDEAVDKANKAATSMTKEKQEEFNNIYRKLAELRNGATDSKEAQEAIQVWYEYLQNFGHYSIEAFKGLGQMYVDDERFTKNIDQFGEGLARFMCDAMAIYADNHKK